One Denticeps clupeoides chromosome 3, fDenClu1.1, whole genome shotgun sequence DNA window includes the following coding sequences:
- the LOC114785702 gene encoding zinc finger BED domain-containing protein DAYSLEEPER-like, whose protein sequence is MVGRKRRRDLWKHFLYRQVERKTECVVRTNGEKCGYKISGKNTTNLKRHLKAFHHDIEIPETAVPCKKTDKPTTAQDLFATRRYSDSSSEQHAKEKGIAQWVGRTGLPARMVEDEEFITMMAMMDKKFKVPTKLEILNLIEKMYNEEKEKVKQNLATARRITTGLDIWTTKGHAASFLAVSACYFNPEESKAEHKLLNLKEMVHPHAAESISALVEESMQEWGIPRGKVLTTITGNGSNAVASFRTYAGVATTSEEESEVEEHDNANDDDEHREGGGDRYDFGAIERTPCVAHTVQLVVNMVQKEPSIRRLLDKVRRLVDKFRKSPVATERLRQKCALVLAKDCPTRWSSLFAMISRCLEVKEHLAAVAEFMGWDDLRPSEWQEIGMLRELLLPFAEHTKSLESDTQSLSLVVPALLDLKNHLSEFSLAHGRTYKDAATLAQKMLSSMDSRFSVFLDIAADNFSPLPAAACFVDPCVAETLLENDDDEVQKLVRRAEDYIAHLVPREEHLTDDEQVANEGTEEPATTPAKRRRFKLFSSNRPSRPKAAKTINIMQEILKYKEGLSECHQTAATSAEDYWLTQCSSTVFPTLKPLALDLLAMPASQTFTERGFSLTGCPTCGHRNRPMTILERSAFLKVNKPKW, encoded by the exons ATGGTTGGGAGAAAACGAAGACGCGACCTCTGGAAACATTTTCTGTACAGACAAGTGGAACGGAAAACCGAGTGCGTGGTCAGAACCAATGGGGAGAAATGCGGCTACAAAATATCTGGGAAAAACACCACAAACCTCAAAAGACATCTCAAGGCATTCCACCATGACATTGAG ATTCCAGAAACAGCAGTCCCATGCAAGAAGACGGACAAGCCGACCACTGCTCAGGATCTCTTTGCCACGAGGAGATACAGCGACAGTTCTTCAGAGCAACATGCCAAAGAGAAGGGGATCGCGCAGTGGGTAGGCCGCACAGGACTCCCAGCACGCATGGTCGAAGATGAGGAGTTCATCACGATGATGGCAATGATGGACAAAAAGTTTAAAGTGCCAACAAAGCTTGAAATTTTAAACTTGAttgaaaaaatgtacaatgaagagaaagaaaaggtcAAACAAAATCTGGCCACAGCACGCAGAATAACTACAGGGCTGGATATTTGGACTACAAAGGGGCACGCCGCATCCTTCCTTGCAGTCAGTGCCTGTTACTTCAACCCCGAGGAAAGCAAGGCTGAACACAAACTCCTGAATTTGAAGGAGATGGTCCACCCTCACGCCGCAGAGTCGATTAGTGCGCTTGTGGAGGAGTCAATGCAAGAATGGGGGATCCCTAGAGGGAAGGTCCTTACGACCATTACTGGCAATGGCAGCAATGCGGTGGCTTCGTTCCGAACATATGCAGGAGTGGCCACGACTTCTGAAGAGGAATCAGAGGTGGAGGAGCACGACAATGCCAATGATGACGATGAGCATCGGGAGGGCGGGGGTGACAG ATATGACTTTGGAGCCATAGAGAGGACCCCATGTGTGGCTCACACAGTACAGCTTGTAGTGAACATGGTCCAGAAGGAGCCCTCAATCCGAAGGCTGTTGGACAAAGTGAGGCGCTTGGTGGACAAGTTCAGGAAGTCACCTGTCGCCACCGAGCGGCTGCGGCAGAAGTGCGCTCTGGTCCTGGCAAAAGACTGTCCCACCAGGTGGTCAAGTCTCTTTGCTATGATTTCGCGCTGTCTTGAAGTGAAGGAGCACCTCGCGGCTGTGGCTGAGTTCATGGGCTGGGACGACCTGCGGCCCAGCGAGTGGCAGGAGATCGGGATGCTGAGGGAGCTCCTTCTGCCGTTTGCGGAGCACACTAAGTCACTTGAAAGTGACACCCAATCGCTTTCCCTTGTTGTGCCAGCACTCCTTGATCTGAAGAACCACCTGTCAGAGTTTTCCCTTGCACATGGGAGAACCTACAAAGATGCCGCTACCCTGGCTCAGAAGATGCTTTCCAGCATGGATAGCCGCTTTAGTGTGTTTCTTGACATAGCAGCTGACAACTTCTCACCCCTTCCTGCTGCAGCATGCTTTGTGGACCCTTGCGTAGCTGAAACCCTTCTGGAAAACGATGACGATGAAGTACAGAAGCTTGTCAGGAGGGCCGAGGACTACATTGCTCATCTTGTGCCACGAGAAGAGCATTTGACAGATGATGAGCAAGTTGCAAATGAGGGTACAGAGGAGCCAGCGACAACCCCTGCGAAGCGGCGTCGATTCAAGCTCTTCAGTTCCAATCGTCCATCCAGGCCCAAGGCGGCCAAGACAATAAACATTATGCAGGAGATTTTGAAGTATAAAGAGGGACTGTCCGAGTGCCACCAGACCGCTGCTACTAGTGCTGAGGATTATTGGTTAACTCAGTGTTCTTCCACTGTGTTTCCAACACTGAAACCTCTGGCCTTGGACCTCCTGGCAATGCCTGCCTCTCAGACCTTTACAGAAAGGGGCTTCAGTTTAACTGGTTGCCCCACTTGTGGCCATAGGAACAGACCTATGACCATTTTGGAAAGAAGTGCTTTCCTCAAAGTGAACAAGCCTAAATGGTAG